In a genomic window of Muntiacus reevesi chromosome 1, mMunRee1.1, whole genome shotgun sequence:
- the OSCP1 gene encoding protein OSCP1 isoform X1 has protein sequence MSMRTLPLLFLNLGGEMLYILDQRLRAQNIPGDKARKVMNDIISTMFNRKFMEELFKPQELYSKKALRTVYDRLAHASIMRLNQASMDKLYDLMTMAFKYQVLLCPRPKDVLLVTFNHLDAIKGLIQDSPAILHQVDETLRQLTGIYGGLSAGEFQLIRQTLLIFFQDLHIRVSIFLKDKVQNSNGRFVLPVSGPVPWGTEVPGLIRTFNSKGEEVKKTEFKHGGSYVAALKEGSLELYGDRVLKLGTNMYSVNRPVETHMSAASKNLASQTQESIVPNPLAKEELNLLARLIGGMGIQKPSGPEPGFRLNLFTTDEEEEQAALTRPEELSYEVINIQATQDQQTNQELARIMGEFEITDQSRRSASKGDDLLAMMDEL, from the exons TTATGAATGACATCATTTCAACCATGTTCAATCGAAAGTTCATGGAGGAATTGTTCAAACCCCAAGAGCTCTACTCCAAGAAGGCCCTGAGGACTGTCTACGACCGCCTGGCTCACGCCTCCATCATGAGACTGAACCAGGCCAGCATGGATAAG CTCTATGACCTGATGACGATGGCTTTCAAGTACCAAGTGTTGCTGTGTCCTCGTCCCAAGGATGTGCTGCTGGTCACTTTCAATCACTTAGATGCCATCAAGGGACTCATCCAGGATTCCCCAGCCATCCTTCACCAAGTGGACGAGACGCTCCGGCAGCTGACTGGT ATATACGGGGGCCTGTCTGCGGGGGAGTTCCAGCTGATCCGACAGACACTCCTCATCTTCTTCCAGGACCTGCACATCCGG gtgTCCATATTTCTAAAGGACAAAGTTCAGAATTCCAATGGACGCTTTGTGTTGCCAGTGTCTGGGCCCGTTCCCTGGGGAACTGAAGTCCCTGGACTCATCAG AACGTTCAACAGCAAAGGCGAAGAAGTGAAGAAGACAGAATTTAAGCATGGTGGAAGCTATGTCGCTGCCCTCAAAGAAGGGTCTCTTGAGCTCTATGGAGACCGAGTCCTGAAACTGGGAACTAATAT GTATAGCGTGAACCGGCCTGTTGAAACCCACATGTCTGCAGCATCAAAGAACTTAGCTTCACAGACCCAG GAGAGCATCGTTCCAAACCCTCTTGCTAAAGAAGAGCTGAATCTCCTGGCCAGGCTGATAGGAGGCATGGGGATTCAGAAACCCAGTGGCCCTGAGCCAGGATTCCGGTTGAATCTCTTCACCACTGATGAAGAGGAGGA ACAAGCAGCGCTCACCAGGCCAGAAGAGTTATCCTACGAAGTTATCAACATCCAGGCTACTCAG GACCAGCAGACGAACCAAGAGCTGGCGCGGATCATGGGGGAGTTTGAGATCACGGACCAGTCAAGGCGGAgcgccagcaagggggacgactTGCTCGCCATGATGGATGAGTTATAG